A region of Hydrogenimonas cancrithermarum DNA encodes the following proteins:
- a CDS encoding RNA-binding S4 domain-containing protein has product MRIDKYLSSVNLVKRRTIAQDMVKSGVVFINGVQAKPSKEVKVGDVIEIRYLKGTKEYRVLKIPTTKTIPKSAKDEYVEEIA; this is encoded by the coding sequence TTGAGAATCGATAAATATTTGAGTAGCGTCAACCTCGTCAAACGCAGAACCATCGCGCAGGATATGGTCAAAAGCGGTGTCGTTTTTATCAACGGTGTCCAGGCGAAGCCGAGCAAAGAGGTCAAAGTGGGCGACGTGATCGAAATACGCTACCTCAAAGGCACGAAAGAGTACAGGGTACTCAAAATCCCGACAACGAAAACCATCCCAAAAAGCGCGAAGGATGAGTATGTGGAGGAGATCGCATGA
- a CDS encoding MlaD family protein: MNDTKHEIPHAVQKGRGTLWLVWLIPLVALGMTAWLIYKHYAEMGTDVVVVFENGNGLEVDKTPLLYKGIKIGRVSGVTVDRNDLFKVDVTITVDPDAVALVARKGTHFIKVEPHVSMTEISGLDTIISGVYVDLYPAAVSKEKILRLPKAYRFEGDTKYPPKRYDKGFYLTLRAEKGSVSINAPVLFNHFVVGKVIDKRLVGGDVVYTLFIEDQYRSLVKQKSRFWKVSGIDVKASLSGVKVRFDSIASLLAGGIAFSSPDKAKPATSEASFRLYDSRLASRMEEDLITLTADEAYNIDPELSHIYYRGFEVGEILDVRYDAQKEKTLFTIRLDQSFRLLANEAAWFRIVRPKIGFDGIKGLSAIASGPYITFDTAKIGAPVASRFILHDEPMPLKGRHIRLLAKRAESVRAGTTVFYRNIAIGKIESVRFGKKSERVEIDAVIAPKYADFVNDSSMFYVRSGVELDVSMHRIRFDSGSFETMVKGGIVLETPVGVSGGSKSSFVLYEDFAAYEKARYLVSGGTFFHVLMKELDALNEGAPVLYRKLKAGEVVAYDYLPEKDMIDVKLYIDRAFAGKINASTRFQNVSGLSFEMAFPDIKIETGTLESMIRGGLSFETPDPNASAVDAGHCFDIYDEEQEIARKYDRFVLWMRDGGEIKKGSPLLYKNIRIGRVEKVLLEGNMVKATVLIEKRSNHLLHSDTIFWLRNFELGVGGVQNPSAVVMGPAIALLPGREMARSDAFVLSETPPPRTYGEDGLRIELIADRKSSLKRGSPVLYRQVEIGEVESFALSDDATHVSVGCYIAPRYAHLVRKNARFYMAGALGMEVSLLGVKVQTETLATMIQGGIGMAVPDAPDEVVEEGARFKLYNEAEKEWMRWRPKL; encoded by the coding sequence ATGAACGATACGAAACACGAGATTCCCCATGCGGTTCAAAAGGGGAGGGGAACCCTCTGGCTGGTATGGCTGATTCCTCTTGTGGCACTCGGCATGACGGCATGGCTGATCTACAAGCACTATGCCGAAATGGGTACCGATGTCGTCGTGGTCTTCGAAAATGGCAACGGTCTGGAAGTCGACAAGACCCCGCTTCTTTACAAAGGGATCAAAATAGGCCGTGTTTCCGGTGTCACGGTCGATAGGAACGATCTTTTCAAAGTGGACGTGACGATAACGGTCGATCCGGATGCGGTCGCCTTGGTCGCACGCAAGGGAACACATTTCATAAAAGTCGAGCCCCATGTTTCCATGACCGAAATTTCTGGGCTGGATACGATCATAAGCGGTGTCTATGTCGACCTTTATCCCGCGGCCGTAAGCAAAGAGAAGATTTTGAGATTGCCGAAAGCCTATCGTTTCGAAGGTGATACGAAATATCCTCCGAAACGATACGACAAGGGGTTCTATCTGACATTGAGAGCCGAAAAAGGGAGTGTCAGTATCAACGCACCGGTTCTTTTCAACCATTTTGTCGTCGGCAAAGTCATCGACAAACGGCTGGTTGGCGGCGATGTGGTTTATACCCTCTTTATCGAAGATCAGTATAGAAGCCTGGTCAAACAGAAGAGCCGTTTCTGGAAGGTGAGCGGCATCGATGTCAAAGCTTCCCTTTCGGGCGTGAAGGTCCGTTTCGACTCGATCGCCTCTTTGCTCGCGGGCGGCATCGCGTTCAGTTCGCCCGACAAAGCGAAACCCGCCACCTCCGAGGCATCTTTCAGGCTCTACGACTCACGGCTTGCTTCGAGAATGGAGGAAGATCTCATCACGCTCACGGCCGATGAAGCCTACAATATCGATCCGGAACTCTCGCATATCTACTACCGAGGGTTCGAAGTGGGTGAAATTCTCGATGTACGATACGATGCCCAAAAAGAGAAGACGCTTTTTACGATCAGGCTCGACCAATCGTTCCGACTTCTGGCCAACGAGGCGGCATGGTTCAGAATCGTCCGTCCAAAGATCGGTTTCGACGGGATCAAAGGGCTGAGTGCCATCGCCAGCGGCCCCTATATTACATTCGATACCGCAAAGATAGGTGCACCTGTCGCTTCCCGCTTCATTCTGCACGATGAACCGATGCCGTTGAAAGGCAGGCACATCCGGCTCCTGGCCAAACGGGCAGAATCTGTCAGAGCGGGGACGACGGTCTTCTATCGCAATATCGCAATTGGCAAAATCGAGTCGGTTCGATTCGGAAAAAAGAGCGAGCGTGTCGAGATCGATGCCGTCATCGCACCGAAATATGCCGATTTTGTCAACGACTCTTCGATGTTCTATGTGCGAAGCGGGGTCGAGCTCGATGTTTCGATGCACCGCATCCGTTTCGACAGTGGATCGTTCGAAACTATGGTAAAAGGAGGCATCGTACTCGAAACCCCCGTAGGCGTGAGCGGTGGAAGCAAGAGCAGTTTCGTGCTCTACGAAGATTTCGCAGCGTATGAAAAGGCGCGTTACCTCGTATCGGGAGGCACCTTTTTCCATGTTCTGATGAAAGAGTTGGATGCACTGAACGAAGGTGCACCGGTTCTATATAGAAAACTCAAAGCGGGAGAGGTGGTCGCGTACGACTATCTTCCGGAAAAAGACATGATCGATGTCAAGCTCTATATCGACAGAGCGTTTGCAGGGAAGATCAACGCCTCCACGCGGTTCCAAAATGTCAGTGGCCTCTCTTTCGAGATGGCGTTTCCCGATATCAAGATCGAAACGGGAACGCTCGAGAGTATGATACGGGGTGGTCTGAGCTTTGAAACACCCGATCCGAATGCTTCTGCCGTCGATGCGGGGCACTGTTTCGACATTTACGATGAGGAGCAAGAGATCGCGAGGAAGTACGATCGTTTCGTGCTCTGGATGAGGGATGGCGGTGAAATAAAAAAAGGGAGCCCCTTGTTGTACAAGAATATAAGGATTGGCAGGGTCGAGAAGGTGCTTCTGGAAGGGAATATGGTCAAGGCCACCGTTTTGATCGAGAAACGATCGAATCATCTTCTGCACAGCGATACGATTTTCTGGCTCCGGAATTTCGAATTGGGTGTCGGTGGGGTTCAAAACCCTTCAGCCGTTGTCATGGGGCCTGCGATCGCTCTGCTGCCGGGACGGGAAATGGCACGAAGCGACGCTTTCGTCCTTTCGGAAACTCCGCCGCCGCGAACCTATGGAGAAGATGGCCTTCGCATCGAACTGATCGCAGACAGGAAAAGCAGTCTGAAGAGAGGATCGCCGGTACTCTACCGTCAGGTGGAGATCGGCGAAGTCGAGAGCTTTGCCCTGAGTGACGATGCGACCCATGTCTCTGTCGGCTGCTATATCGCTCCCCGTTATGCCCATTTGGTTCGAAAGAATGCCCGCTTCTATATGGCGGGAGCACTGGGCATGGAAGTGAGCCTTCTGGGCGTAAAAGTGCAGACGGAGACACTCGCGACGATGATTCAGGGCGGTATCGGTATGGCCGTACCGGATGCACCGGATGAGGTTGTCGAAGAGGGTGCGCGTTTCAAACTTTACAACGAAGCGGAAAAAGAGTGGATGAGATGGCGGCCGAAACTTTAA
- a CDS encoding paraquat-inducible protein A yields the protein MRWLTDIEAGKVLCLHCRKLHPLSCRTCGRCGSALHQRRPHAIALSWSFSIASMIFLVPANLLPMMIVISFVGKDPATIMDGIIYFFQSGSYGIALVIFVASVFVPVFKVTVLIYLLLIVHFKWHERARFGLRLYRVIHFIGKWSMLDIFVVALMVGLVQFKGLATIVTGPAAIAFAMVVIMTMLATESFDTRLMFDTQNQT from the coding sequence ATGCGCTGGCTGACTGATATCGAAGCCGGAAAGGTTCTCTGTCTGCATTGCCGAAAGCTCCATCCGCTCTCTTGTAGAACATGTGGACGGTGCGGCAGTGCTCTGCATCAGCGAAGGCCGCATGCCATCGCATTGAGCTGGAGTTTTTCCATCGCTTCGATGATTTTTCTCGTTCCGGCGAATCTGTTGCCGATGATGATCGTCATTTCGTTTGTCGGAAAAGATCCGGCTACGATCATGGATGGAATCATCTACTTTTTTCAAAGCGGCTCTTACGGGATCGCACTGGTGATTTTCGTCGCGAGTGTCTTCGTCCCTGTATTCAAGGTGACGGTCCTGATCTATCTTCTGCTGATCGTACATTTCAAATGGCACGAACGGGCACGTTTTGGCCTCAGGCTCTACCGGGTCATACACTTTATCGGAAAATGGTCGATGCTCGATATCTTCGTGGTAGCACTGATGGTCGGGCTGGTGCAGTTCAAAGGGTTGGCGACCATCGTCACCGGACCGGCGGCAATCGCGTTTGCGATGGTCGTCATCATGACGATGCTGGCGACGGAGAGTTTCGACACACGTCTGATGTTCGATACGCAAAATCAAACATGA
- a CDS encoding paraquat-inducible protein A: protein MKKTACPECGIVIDIPQRLDFSHYHCPRCKMLLHRRGQPFSHIIVMAFTTLLLAIPLTFLPILSLNIMGVESSATLVEVLWQLYQDGYTMIAIFTMLTAFAIPMGMMALLLMILVPLKMGYKPQRVALYYRIYETARRWGMVEVYLISIIVAIVKLHKMATLHVGFGLFIFVFFFITFYITTVWFNPDDIWDDDALAD, encoded by the coding sequence ATGAAAAAGACGGCATGTCCGGAGTGTGGTATTGTCATCGATATTCCACAACGTCTCGATTTTTCACATTACCACTGTCCTCGCTGTAAAATGCTCCTTCACAGGCGAGGGCAACCCTTCTCCCATATCATCGTAATGGCTTTCACGACGCTGTTGCTGGCCATTCCTCTCACATTCCTGCCTATCTTGTCGCTCAACATCATGGGGGTAGAATCTTCCGCCACACTGGTCGAAGTTCTTTGGCAACTCTACCAAGACGGCTATACGATGATCGCCATCTTTACCATGCTCACGGCTTTTGCGATACCGATGGGGATGATGGCCCTGCTTCTCATGATTCTCGTTCCACTGAAAATGGGCTACAAGCCACAAAGAGTGGCACTCTATTACAGGATTTACGAGACAGCAAGAAGGTGGGGCATGGTTGAGGTATATCTGATCAGTATCATCGTGGCGATCGTAAAGCTTCACAAGATGGCGACGCTTCATGTCGGGTTCGGACTTTTCATCTTTGTCTTCTTCTTCATCACGTTCTACATTACGACCGTCTGGTTCAATCCCGACGATATATGGGATGACGATGCGCTGGCTGACTGA
- a CDS encoding ABC transporter permease codes for MRDETYVRIKMERNRAILFFSGRWQIDFLDRIEAQLHRLEPKLEGVESIVLDLGGIESIDTGSMVFFISARERLKRGRKLFVRHVPAEFCRMFRLVKRFTHPVALPYVRPYEKVLNLIADIGKSSADMLQDFLLFLNFLGQSTVAAFHMTMHPSTFRFKETATNIYKAGTTALPIIALSIFLVGIVIAFQSAVQLQKYGANIFIVEMIGISIPRELAPLITAIIVAGRSGSSYTAQIGVMKITEEIDAMKTMGFEIFRFVVLPRMIAMMIALPLLIFFADIVGIYGGLLVAKVQLDITPAQFLERLHEEVDVRHYLVGLFKGPFFAFIIAAIGCFRGFQVSGNTESIGRYTTISVVNSIFLVIAMDAIFSVIFTELDI; via the coding sequence ATGAGAGATGAAACATACGTTCGTATCAAAATGGAGAGAAATCGGGCTATACTCTTTTTTTCGGGCCGCTGGCAAATCGATTTTCTCGACAGAATCGAAGCTCAGCTCCATCGACTGGAACCGAAACTCGAAGGAGTGGAGTCGATCGTCCTGGACCTTGGCGGCATCGAATCGATCGATACGGGTTCCATGGTTTTTTTCATCTCGGCCCGGGAACGGTTGAAGCGCGGAAGGAAGCTCTTCGTTCGTCATGTCCCTGCGGAGTTTTGCAGGATGTTCCGGCTCGTTAAACGTTTTACGCACCCCGTCGCTCTCCCGTATGTACGCCCTTATGAAAAAGTGCTCAACCTCATTGCGGACATCGGCAAATCGAGTGCCGATATGTTGCAGGATTTTCTGCTCTTTCTCAATTTTCTCGGACAATCGACGGTCGCGGCATTCCACATGACGATGCATCCTTCCACTTTTCGGTTCAAAGAGACGGCAACCAATATCTACAAAGCCGGCACCACCGCCCTGCCCATCATCGCCCTCAGCATTTTTCTCGTCGGTATCGTCATCGCCTTCCAAAGCGCGGTTCAGTTACAGAAATACGGGGCCAATATCTTTATCGTCGAGATGATCGGTATCTCGATTCCGAGGGAACTCGCGCCGCTCATTACCGCCATCATCGTTGCAGGGCGCAGCGGCTCCTCTTACACGGCACAGATCGGTGTCATGAAAATCACCGAAGAGATCGATGCGATGAAGACGATGGGTTTCGAAATTTTCCGTTTTGTCGTGCTTCCGCGGATGATCGCGATGATGATCGCCCTGCCGCTTCTTATCTTTTTCGCCGATATCGTCGGTATCTACGGCGGCCTTCTCGTCGCGAAGGTCCAGCTCGACATCACGCCTGCACAGTTTCTCGAACGTCTCCATGAAGAGGTGGATGTCCGACACTATCTCGTCGGCCTCTTCAAAGGGCCCTTCTTCGCTTTCATCATCGCGGCTATCGGGTGTTTCAGAGGGTTCCAGGTCTCAGGCAACACAGAGAGTATCGGCCGCTACACGACGATCAGCGTCGTCAATTCCATCTTCCTCGTCATCGCGATGGATGCCATCTTTTCGGTCATCTTTACGGAGCTCGACATATGA
- a CDS encoding ABC transporter ATP-binding protein, giving the protein MKREIIVMRGIETRFGTKVVHEDVNLTIYEGEIYGLLGGSGSGKTTLLREMIMLLRPSKGFVKVLGYDLSRITRAEAQKLRSEWGVLFQFGALFTSLTVAENIAVWLREYTDLSEDTIRKIILSKLDMVGLSPDVGKLYPSELSGGMIKRAALARALVMDPKLLFLDEPTSGLDPVSAEAFDDLVTDLRELLGLTIVMVTHDIDTIFNVVDRMAILGDRHVVAEGSLKEILQTDHPFIRQFFGGNRAKARIKVMEMEA; this is encoded by the coding sequence ATGAAACGTGAAATCATCGTTATGCGCGGTATCGAAACACGTTTCGGCACCAAAGTGGTGCACGAGGATGTCAATCTGACGATTTACGAGGGAGAGATCTACGGCCTTCTGGGAGGAAGCGGCTCGGGCAAAACGACCCTTCTTCGCGAAATGATCATGCTTCTACGCCCTTCCAAAGGATTCGTGAAGGTCCTCGGATACGATCTGTCCCGGATCACGCGCGCAGAAGCGCAAAAGCTGCGCAGCGAATGGGGTGTCCTTTTCCAGTTCGGCGCACTCTTCACATCGCTTACGGTGGCCGAAAACATCGCGGTCTGGCTCAGAGAGTACACCGATCTTTCCGAGGATACGATCCGAAAGATCATCCTTTCGAAACTCGACATGGTAGGCCTTTCACCGGATGTCGGAAAACTCTATCCCAGTGAATTGAGCGGTGGTATGATCAAACGTGCCGCCTTGGCACGTGCCCTGGTGATGGACCCCAAGCTTCTCTTTCTCGATGAGCCCACATCGGGCCTCGATCCGGTCAGTGCCGAAGCTTTCGACGACCTCGTGACCGATTTGAGAGAACTGCTCGGTCTTACCATCGTCATGGTCACCCACGATATCGATACGATTTTCAATGTGGTCGACCGTATGGCGATCCTCGGTGACAGACATGTGGTCGCCGAAGGCTCCCTGAAAGAGATCCTGCAAACCGATCACCCTTTCATTCGCCAGTTTTTCGGTGGAAACCGTGCAAAAGCGCGTATCAAAGTTATGGAGATGGAGGCATAA
- a CDS encoding MlaD family protein — protein sequence MESKTNYIAVGLFILLLGAGAIAFALWMGNYNSKKEFVYYYTYMKESVAGLPPDGSVKYMGVDIGKVKEIHVDPKDPTRIRLLLRIPKDFPIREGMYTTLKFTGITGIAYIEIIGGEKGAPIIKAKRGEIPVIPSKPSTLAQLGTSVTDIAEQITKALDRLSRAFSEENMHHINNTLTNIDTSSETLTHILSPSNAKKIEKLLANLENASEKIGKLYETVDLIRSTTKGLGEEGNATLLAIRESAESFKSLNLTLKRRLEEGDLNVRHLLQQTLAQSNALMRATQSLIYQLQEDAEALKNSPRDLFFKEAEPLLGPGEKEIR from the coding sequence ATGGAAAGCAAAACCAACTATATCGCTGTAGGTCTCTTCATACTTCTTCTCGGGGCTGGCGCCATCGCCTTCGCTCTCTGGATGGGAAACTACAACAGCAAAAAAGAGTTTGTCTACTACTATACATACATGAAAGAGTCGGTTGCAGGCCTGCCGCCTGATGGCTCGGTCAAATATATGGGGGTCGATATCGGGAAAGTCAAAGAGATTCATGTCGATCCCAAAGATCCGACGCGCATTCGGCTGCTCCTGCGGATTCCAAAAGATTTTCCGATCCGGGAAGGGATGTACACAACACTCAAATTCACGGGAATTACTGGTATCGCCTACATCGAAATCATTGGAGGGGAGAAAGGCGCACCCATCATCAAAGCCAAAAGAGGAGAGATACCCGTCATCCCATCGAAACCGTCGACCCTGGCACAGCTTGGAACATCCGTGACCGACATCGCCGAGCAGATTACCAAGGCGCTCGACAGACTCAGCCGGGCCTTCAGCGAGGAGAATATGCATCACATCAACAACACCCTCACCAACATCGACACCTCTTCGGAAACACTCACACATATTCTGAGCCCCTCCAACGCTAAAAAGATCGAGAAGCTGCTCGCCAATCTCGAAAATGCATCCGAAAAGATCGGCAAGCTCTACGAAACGGTCGATCTGATCCGTTCGACGACGAAAGGGCTCGGAGAAGAAGGCAATGCGACACTGCTTGCGATCCGGGAGAGTGCCGAATCGTTCAAATCGCTCAACCTGACGCTGAAGCGACGGCTCGAGGAGGGAGATCTCAATGTCCGGCATCTGCTGCAGCAGACACTTGCACAGAGCAATGCACTGATGCGTGCGACACAATCGTTGATCTACCAGCTGCAAGAAGATGCGGAAGCGTTGAAAAACAGTCCCAGAGACCTCTTTTTCAAAGAGGCCGAACCGCTGCTCGGACCGGGCGAAAAGGAGATAAGATGA
- a CDS encoding ABC-type transport auxiliary lipoprotein family protein, giving the protein MKWSIVLASLLLLGGCSIKRVPSPMTYTLNQETPALTRLRLENPRFDTIRLAFNHSTKLSESSTLYYRKAGYLHQPYAYSRWYDSVDSMLENKLLYALRQSNIARTVLPAATHADTEMVLEISLINFVHDFSKGTPSKGVVRMIATLIENRNGKTVASETFEAAVPALSEDAKGGVAALNRATDEVVVSLIMWLEAD; this is encoded by the coding sequence ATGAAGTGGAGTATCGTTCTTGCCTCACTGCTGCTGCTTGGCGGATGTTCCATCAAAAGGGTTCCTTCCCCTATGACCTATACACTGAATCAGGAGACGCCTGCTCTCACGAGATTACGGCTCGAAAACCCCAGATTCGATACGATTCGGCTGGCATTCAACCATTCGACCAAACTATCCGAAAGTTCGACACTCTATTATCGAAAAGCGGGTTATTTGCATCAACCGTACGCCTACAGCCGATGGTACGACAGTGTCGATTCGATGCTCGAAAACAAACTTCTTTATGCGTTGCGTCAAAGCAATATAGCCAGAACCGTCCTGCCTGCCGCAACCCATGCGGATACGGAGATGGTTCTGGAGATCTCTCTTATCAATTTCGTTCACGATTTTTCCAAAGGCACACCATCCAAAGGCGTCGTCCGAATGATCGCCACATTGATTGAAAACAGAAACGGGAAAACAGTCGCTTCCGAAACGTTCGAAGCGGCCGTACCAGCCCTCTCCGAAGATGCCAAAGGGGGTGTCGCCGCACTCAACCGTGCGACGGACGAAGTGGTTGTTTCTCTTATAATGTGGCTCGAAGCAGACTGA
- a CDS encoding menaquinone biosynthesis decarboxylase — protein sequence MQEWLERLEKDGDLRVIEEPCDVNLEMAHVAYVEVKKRDSKVLLFKKPVNREKGIEYEMPVVMNMFADFEVTEKIFGRHPDEIAEEIEALMHMKPPQGLMEKLSLVPKLFALKNVFPKRQKQKGLCQQIIKTASQVDLDELPILKTWSEDGGPFITMGQVYTRSIDGKMQNLGMYRLQQYDKNRLGMHWQIHKDASHFFDQYRDAGKMMPVSVAIGGDPLYIWCGQAPLPYGIFEMLLYGFVRNEPARLVKSITNDIWIPEDADIVIEGVVDPNKLEIEGPFGDHTGYYTLKEPYPVMEVTAITMKENPVYQATVVGKPPLEDKYMGWGTERIFLPLLKTTAPDLIDYHMPENGVFHNLILAKMETHYKGHAKQFMHAFWGVGQMSFVKHAIFVGKDAPNLTEYEKITEHILNRVDAKNMLITEGIVDALDHSSPETLVGGKLGLDCTGGEVADGVKEPIDDAKLLNAMQTIDKNVRGVKQYFVHTKTPVCVVAYEKERSVQELFDDLKALHTHLKLVVVVDAACNDIDNPYMLVWRVANNIDALRDVRKEPVIMLDATNKNERDGYTREWPGDVFCDPKVLEDLKARGIIDIDDAFVKKFYL from the coding sequence ATGCAGGAATGGTTGGAACGGTTGGAAAAGGATGGGGACCTTCGGGTCATCGAGGAGCCCTGCGATGTCAATCTCGAAATGGCGCACGTGGCGTATGTCGAAGTGAAAAAGCGCGATTCCAAGGTGCTGCTTTTCAAAAAACCGGTCAATCGTGAAAAAGGGATCGAATACGAGATGCCTGTGGTGATGAATATGTTCGCCGACTTCGAAGTGACGGAGAAGATTTTCGGACGCCATCCCGATGAGATTGCCGAAGAGATCGAAGCGCTGATGCATATGAAGCCGCCGCAGGGGCTGATGGAGAAGCTTTCGCTCGTACCGAAACTCTTTGCCCTGAAAAATGTCTTTCCGAAGCGTCAAAAGCAAAAAGGGCTCTGCCAGCAGATCATCAAAACCGCGTCACAAGTCGATCTGGATGAACTTCCGATCCTCAAGACATGGAGTGAAGACGGGGGACCGTTCATCACGATGGGGCAGGTCTATACACGATCGATCGACGGCAAAATGCAGAATTTGGGAATGTACCGCTTGCAGCAGTACGACAAAAACCGTCTCGGGATGCACTGGCAGATCCACAAAGATGCCAGCCACTTTTTCGACCAGTACAGGGATGCCGGCAAGATGATGCCCGTTTCCGTCGCGATCGGCGGTGACCCGCTCTACATCTGGTGCGGACAGGCACCACTGCCTTACGGCATCTTCGAGATGCTTCTATACGGCTTTGTCCGCAACGAACCGGCGCGGCTGGTCAAATCGATCACCAACGATATCTGGATCCCGGAGGATGCCGATATCGTGATCGAGGGTGTCGTCGATCCGAACAAACTGGAGATCGAAGGGCCGTTCGGTGACCATACCGGCTACTATACGCTCAAAGAGCCGTACCCCGTGATGGAAGTGACGGCGATCACGATGAAGGAGAATCCAGTCTATCAGGCGACCGTTGTCGGTAAACCTCCTCTCGAGGATAAATATATGGGATGGGGAACGGAACGTATCTTCCTGCCGCTGCTCAAAACCACGGCCCCCGATCTCATCGACTATCATATGCCCGAAAACGGAGTCTTCCACAACCTGATCCTGGCGAAGATGGAGACGCATTACAAAGGACATGCGAAACAGTTCATGCATGCTTTTTGGGGCGTAGGGCAGATGAGTTTCGTAAAGCATGCCATCTTCGTCGGAAAAGATGCGCCGAACCTGACCGAATACGAGAAGATCACCGAGCACATTCTCAATCGCGTCGATGCGAAGAACATGTTGATCACGGAAGGGATCGTCGATGCGCTCGACCATTCCAGCCCCGAGACACTTGTGGGCGGAAAACTTGGCCTCGATTGCACAGGCGGCGAGGTGGCGGACGGTGTGAAAGAGCCGATCGACGATGCGAAACTGCTGAATGCCATGCAGACGATAGACAAAAACGTGAGAGGGGTGAAACAGTACTTCGTCCATACGAAAACCCCCGTCTGTGTCGTTGCATATGAAAAAGAGCGCAGCGTTCAGGAACTTTTCGACGATCTCAAAGCGCTTCATACCCATCTCAAGCTTGTCGTCGTCGTCGATGCAGCGTGCAACGATATCGACAACCCCTATATGCTCGTCTGGCGGGTTGCCAACAATATCGATGCCCTGCGTGATGTCCGTAAAGAACCGGTCATCATGCTCGATGCGACCAACAAAAATGAACGTGACGGCTACACCAGAGAGTGGCCCGGCGACGTATTTTGCGATCCGAAAGTTTTGGAAGATCTAAAGGCACGGGGTATCATCGACATCGATGATGCTTTTGTCAAAAAATTCTATCTCTGA
- the hemC gene encoding hydroxymethylbilane synthase encodes MDKLIIATRGSQLAMWQAEYVKGELEKRFPDMTIEFSVITATGDKILDKPLALIGGKGLFTKEIEEVMLAGDAHLAVHSLKDVPTELPEGLRLAAITKRDDIRDVFLSHKYENIEALPEGAVVGTTSLRRQMQLRAIRPDLTIKNLRGNVNTRLRKLADGEYDAIILAYVGMKRLGLLESVPFHDPISDEVMIPPSGQASLGIEIVDDPEVAKIAETLNDPDSALAAKIERDFVARLEGSCQVPIAVNAKVYEERVLVRAMVGLPDGTEILQERIEAPKEKAENLGRELADDMVAQGAKELLARAESMAFKEERCERF; translated from the coding sequence ATGGATAAACTGATCATAGCGACCCGCGGAAGTCAGCTTGCGATGTGGCAGGCGGAATATGTCAAAGGAGAACTCGAAAAGCGTTTTCCGGATATGACCATCGAGTTTTCGGTAATAACCGCAACGGGTGACAAAATTTTGGACAAACCGCTCGCACTTATCGGCGGCAAGGGGCTCTTCACCAAAGAGATAGAAGAGGTGATGCTCGCCGGTGACGCCCATCTGGCGGTACACAGTCTCAAAGATGTCCCGACGGAACTGCCCGAAGGGCTTCGGCTGGCAGCCATCACGAAGCGTGACGACATTCGTGACGTTTTCCTTTCCCATAAATATGAAAATATCGAAGCGCTACCCGAAGGTGCCGTCGTCGGTACGACAAGCCTTCGCCGACAGATGCAGCTGCGTGCCATCCGTCCGGACCTGACGATCAAAAATCTGCGTGGCAATGTCAATACGCGTCTACGCAAATTGGCCGACGGCGAGTATGACGCGATCATTCTGGCATACGTCGGAATGAAACGCCTTGGACTGCTCGAGAGTGTGCCGTTTCACGATCCGATCAGCGACGAGGTGATGATCCCGCCATCCGGGCAGGCGTCGCTCGGTATCGAGATCGTCGACGACCCGGAGGTCGCGAAGATCGCCGAAACGCTCAACGATCCGGATTCCGCTTTGGCCGCAAAGATCGAACGCGATTTCGTGGCTCGTCTGGAGGGGAGCTGCCAGGTGCCGATCGCCGTCAATGCGAAGGTCTATGAAGAGCGTGTGCTGGTGCGTGCGATGGTGGGATTGCCGGACGGAACCGAAATCCTGCAGGAGCGGATCGAAGCACCGAAAGAGAAGGCCGAAAATCTCGGTAGGGAACTCGCGGACGATATGGTTGCCCAGGGTGCAAAAGAGCTTTTGGCCCGTGCCGAATCGATGGCGTTCAAAGAGGAGCGGTGCGAAAGGTTTTAA